The bacterium genome includes a window with the following:
- a CDS encoding LacI family DNA-binding transcriptional regulator, translating into MSNIVSVRDVARAAGVDKSTVSRVLSGKADQNRIRQTTQDHILAVARQLGYTRRPMAPYTAVAVPKPQMTSPDAHIQEQRIGLILSADSPASSLALIPGLDPILTAAGYELVVITLPADPASARKRLAGFLKTSTGILCCPTIYTAVSALVAPWPGKVVILWQGAAKAIIAKPTPEAPAPTYAPASLPMEGAALAAGVPEAAPPAVSHVEPSAPVDKMVLTEQNPPLSETPAPTPQPAIDVPPVASMVDADVPAASVASEAQPGSYAAGTAASTLPEPEIQRPLPSTPTTEQPNNLTTAPATTPTPETPAPTYTPASLPMEGAALAAGVPEAAPPAVSHVEPSAPVDKMVLTEQNPPLSETPAPTPQPAIDVPPVASMVDADVPAASVASEAQPGSYAAGTAASTLPEPEIQRPLPSTPTTEQPEQPNNLTTAPTPEPTTDTLQPSECTP; encoded by the coding sequence ATGAGCAACATAGTTTCAGTACGCGATGTCGCCAGGGCGGCCGGAGTCGATAAATCGACAGTCTCACGCGTCCTCAGCGGGAAGGCTGACCAGAACCGGATTCGCCAAACCACTCAGGATCACATCCTCGCGGTCGCCCGCCAGTTAGGCTACACGCGAAGACCCATGGCACCCTATACCGCGGTCGCCGTCCCAAAACCCCAGATGACGAGTCCCGACGCTCACATCCAGGAGCAGCGGATCGGACTCATCCTTTCGGCGGACAGCCCGGCCAGCTCACTCGCCCTGATCCCCGGCTTGGATCCTATTCTCACTGCGGCCGGCTACGAACTGGTTGTCATAACCCTGCCAGCCGACCCAGCCTCTGCCCGGAAACGGTTGGCAGGGTTTCTAAAAACAAGCACCGGAATTCTCTGCTGTCCCACGATCTATACAGCCGTGTCGGCCCTGGTGGCACCTTGGCCAGGAAAGGTGGTCATCCTTTGGCAAGGGGCGGCTAAGGCGATCATCGCCAAACCAACCCCGGAAGCCCCCGCGCCCACATACGCGCCGGCCTCTCTTCCAATGGAGGGCGCTGCCTTGGCCGCCGGAGTACCGGAGGCGGCTCCGCCTGCGGTGAGCCACGTCGAACCGTCAGCGCCAGTCGACAAGATGGTTTTGACAGAGCAAAACCCTCCATTGAGTGAAACGCCTGCCCCAACACCGCAGCCGGCAATCGATGTCCCGCCAGTGGCCTCCATGGTGGATGCCGACGTCCCGGCGGCATCAGTGGCCAGCGAGGCCCAACCAGGCTCATATGCCGCCGGGACGGCGGCATCCACCTTGCCTGAGCCTGAGATTCAGCGCCCGCTACCTTCGACCCCAACAACTGAACAACCCAACAACCTAACAACTGCCCCGGCCACGACCCCGACGCCAGAAACCCCCGCGCCCACGTACACGCCGGCCTCTCTTCCAATGGAGGGCGCTGCCTTGGCCGCCGGAGTACCGGAGGCGGCTCCGCCTGCGGTGAGCCACGTCGAACCGTCAGCGCCAGTCGACAAGATGGTTTTGACAGAGCAAAACCCTCCATTGAGTGAAACGCCTGCCCCAACACCGCAGCCGGCAATCGATGTCCCGCCAGTGGCCTCCATGGTGGATGCCGACGTCCCGGCGGCATCAGTGGCCAGCGAGGCCCAACCAGGCTCATATGCCGCCGGGACGGCGGCCTCCACCTTGCCCGAGCCTGAGATTCAGCGCCCGCTACCTTCGACCCCAACAACTGAACAACCTGAACAACCCAACAACCTAACAACTGCCCCAACCCCAGAACCAACCACCGACACTCTTCAGCCCTCGGAATGTACTCCTTAG
- a CDS encoding SUMF1/EgtB/PvdO family nonheme iron enzyme: MSFLVTTRFQMGNCMDIDEGYTDELPLHEVYVTPFFMDQVEVYKALWDDVYGWATNHGYRFDNVGFGKGPDYPIESVNWYDAVKWCNARSEKESLTPAYHTYEVIFDPESGDPIGTNIVVYRVGALGITSAQVNWAAEGYRLPTEAEWELAARGGVAGHRFPWTETDTITQTNANYYSFGDGGATYAYDLNLTEGYPFYTGEGTEPFTSPVGSFAPNAYGLYDMAGNVSEWCWDWYDEGFYTNGIASANDTKGPLTGSVIGRVVRGGEWSTGADQVRCSRRYYADPASSSPQFNSRGFRCVRSR; the protein is encoded by the coding sequence ATGTCATTTCTCGTCACAACCCGGTTTCAAATGGGGAATTGTATGGATATCGATGAAGGGTATACCGATGAACTCCCGCTACATGAGGTTTATGTGACTCCATTTTTCATGGATCAAGTCGAGGTGTACAAGGCCCTATGGGATGATGTGTACGGGTGGGCCACCAATCATGGGTATAGGTTCGACAATGTTGGCTTCGGCAAGGGCCCCGATTATCCCATTGAGAGTGTCAATTGGTATGATGCGGTCAAATGGTGTAATGCCCGTAGTGAAAAGGAGTCGCTGACGCCGGCTTATCACACATACGAGGTTATTTTTGATCCTGAATCAGGAGACCCCATAGGGACTAATATCGTTGTTTACAGGGTGGGCGCATTGGGCATCACGTCTGCGCAGGTTAATTGGGCAGCGGAGGGGTATCGGTTGCCGACCGAAGCGGAATGGGAATTGGCGGCCCGGGGTGGGGTGGCGGGGCATCGCTTCCCTTGGACGGAAACAGACACCATCACGCAAACCAATGCCAACTACTATAGCTTTGGTGACGGGGGGGCGACTTATGCATATGACCTCAACCTAACCGAAGGCTATCCTTTTTATACCGGTGAGGGTACGGAACCCTTTACGAGTCCAGTCGGTTCCTTTGCGCCGAATGCCTATGGGCTGTATGATATGGCGGGCAATGTTAGTGAGTGGTGTTGGGATTGGTATGACGAGGGATTCTATACAAATGGCATCGCCAGTGCGAACGATACAAAAGGACCGCTAACCGGAAGTGTCATTGGTCGGGTTGTTCGTGGCGGAGAATGGTCTACGGGGGCGGATCAAGTCCGGTGTTCCCGCCGGTATTATGCGGATCCAGCCAGCAGTTCCCCGCAGTTTAACAGTCGTGGCTTCCGCTGTGTCCGAAGCCGCTAA